One genomic region from Prionailurus bengalensis isolate Pbe53 chromosome C1, Fcat_Pben_1.1_paternal_pri, whole genome shotgun sequence encodes:
- the NABP1 gene encoding SOSS complex subunit B2 isoform X1, with amino-acid sequence MNGVSDPPLFIKDIKPGLKNLNVVFIVLEIGRVTKTKDGHEVRSCKVADKTGSITISVWDEIGGLIQPGDIIRLTRGYASMWKGCLTLYTGRGGELQKIGEFCMVYSEVPNFSEPNPDYRGQQSRGAQNEQKNNSMNNNMGTGTFGPVGNGVQTGPESRGCQFSYAGRSNGRGPTNPQLQGTANNQTVMTTISNGRDPRRAFKR; translated from the exons ATGAATGGGGTCAGCGACCCACCTCTTTTTATAAAAGATATTAAGCCCGGACTGAAAAACTTAAATGTCGTCTTTATTGTCCTGGAGATAG GACGCGTGACCAAAACCAAAGACGGCCATGAAGTGAGATCATGCAAAGTAGCAGATAAAACGGGCAGCATCACTATTTCCGTGTGGGATGAAATCGGAGGTCTTATACAGCCAGGGGATATTATTCGGTTGACCAGAGG GTATGCCTCCATGTGGAAAGGGTGTTTGACACTTTATACTGGAAGGGGTGGAGAACTTCAAAAAATTGGGGA attttgtaTGGTTTATTCAGAAGTGCCAAATTTCAGTGAACCCAACCCAGATTATCGAGGACAACAGAGCAGAGGG gcacaaaatgaacagaagaatAATTCCATGAATAATAATATGGGTACAGGTACATTTGGACCAGtgg gAAATGGGGTTCAAACTGGCCCAGAATCAAGGGGATGCCAATTTTCATATGCTGGTAGAAGCAATGGCCGGGGACCTACAAATCCACAGCTACAAGGAACGGCTAATAATCAAACAGTCATGACCACAATAAGTAATGGCAGGGACCCTCGGAGAGCCTTTAAAAGATGA
- the NABP1 gene encoding SOSS complex subunit B2 isoform X2, whose product MWKGCLTLYTGRGGELQKIGEFCMVYSEVPNFSEPNPDYRGQQSRGAQNEQKNNSMNNNMGTGTFGPVGNGVQTGPESRGCQFSYAGRSNGRGPTNPQLQGTANNQTVMTTISNGRDPRRAFKR is encoded by the exons ATGTGGAAAGGGTGTTTGACACTTTATACTGGAAGGGGTGGAGAACTTCAAAAAATTGGGGA attttgtaTGGTTTATTCAGAAGTGCCAAATTTCAGTGAACCCAACCCAGATTATCGAGGACAACAGAGCAGAGGG gcacaaaatgaacagaagaatAATTCCATGAATAATAATATGGGTACAGGTACATTTGGACCAGtgg gAAATGGGGTTCAAACTGGCCCAGAATCAAGGGGATGCCAATTTTCATATGCTGGTAGAAGCAATGGCCGGGGACCTACAAATCCACAGCTACAAGGAACGGCTAATAATCAAACAGTCATGACCACAATAAGTAATGGCAGGGACCCTCGGAGAGCCTTTAAAAGATGA